One stretch of Bombus vancouverensis nearcticus chromosome 16, iyBomVanc1_principal, whole genome shotgun sequence DNA includes these proteins:
- the LOC117154510 gene encoding uncharacterized protein LOC117154510 codes for MQSQFSKSVTDKIVILCCFLKLIIAGVLQQRFPCAPIDAISASGAAVPVACALKSIGGKVEPILPTYVKVSTPISYRPLPKTSSLVYVAPPIFKTASAVVATDTKNEKEAEFTAHPRYSFNYGVLDGYTGDSKSAWEERDGDTVKGEYSVVEADGSIRTVTYTADDHNGFNAVVTRNEPPKNVKKDSNLKAFLPVTVISNPH; via the exons ATGCAGTCGCAGTTTTCAAAAAGTGTTACCGACAAG ATCGTGATTTTGTGTTGTTTTCTGAAGCTGATCATCGCTGGTGTCCTACAACA AAGATTTCCTTGTGCGCCAATCGATGCAATCTCCGCGAGTGGGGCAGCAGTGCCAGTGGCGTGCGCCCTTAAATCAATCGGAGGCAAAGTAGAACCAATACTTCCGACTTATGTGAAAGTTTCCACTCCGATCTCGTACAGACCATTGCCGAAGACGTCATCATTGGTATACGTTGCGCCACCGATTTTTAAAACGGCGTCTGCTGTTGTCGCGACCGatacaaaaaatgaaaaagaagcagAATTCACG GCTCATCCAAGATACTCGTTTAATTATGGCGTCCTGGATGGATATACCGGCGATTCTAAGTCAGCGTGGGAAGAGAGAGACGGTGACACGGTAAAGGGTGAATATTCTGTGGTAGAAGCGGATGGTTCAATTCGAACAGTCACTTACACGGCTGATGATCATAATGGCTTCAACGCAGTCGTAACCAGAAACGAACCcccaaagaacgtgaaaaaaGATAGTAATTTGAAAGCATTTCTACCGGTAACCGTTATTTCCAATCCTCATTAA
- the bonsai gene encoding 28S ribosomal protein S15, mitochondrial: MNSLINCCKLLSTRVNNAYMFGGYLSRGMAQTVDDYKIKWTRPVKIPSIDPRQTGDLGVKVSVKPTDIKTYYQNSKELQDADEIVKKMFSLDFQSKKEFKNLERERVIGLVKRHVCDRGSIEVRIAAMTSEIQYLQKYIEEHPKNVKTKVFLKELIDKRKKFLAHLRRWDYRRFEWLLERLNLIYVSQPEVPGPVSRKNALRQLTKNYCDGIIQQKLNAFKAELKEQQKTFFTQKAKNLEYILEEEKKYGLEPTITQEQLDAARQKVEELSKEIE; this comes from the exons atgaattcgTTAATAAACTGCTGTAAATTACTAAGTACAAGAGTGAACAATGCATATATGTTTGGAGGTTATTTGAGCCGTGGAATGGCTCAAACCGTCGACGATTATAAAATTAAGTGGACACGGCCAGTCAAAATCCCGAGCATAGATCCACGACAAACCGGTGATTTGGGAGTAAAAGTATCTGTAAAACCTACAGATATTAAAACCTATTACCAGAATTCGAAAGAGTTACAAGA TGCAGATGAAATTGTAAAGAAAATGTTCAGTTTGGATTTTCAATcaaaaaaagaatttaaaaatctagaaagagaaagagtgaTAGGACTTGTGAAGAGGCATGTTTGTGATCGAGGTTCCATAGAAGTTAGAA TTGCTGCAATGACTAGTGAAATACAATATcttcaaaaatatatagaagAGCATCCGAAAAATGTAAAAACCAAAGTATTTCTAAAAGaattaattgataaaagaaAGAAGTTTCTTGCACATTTGCGAAGATGGGATTATAGACGATTTGAATGGCTTCTTGAACGTTTGAATCTTATTTATGTATCTCAACCAGA AGTTCCTGGCCCAGTGTCGAGAAAAAATGCACTAAGGCAACTGACCAAAAATTACTGCGATGGTATTATTCAGCAGAAATTAAATGCATTTAAAGCTGAATTAAAAGAacagcaaaagacatttttcacTCAAAAGGCTAAAAACTTGGAGTATAttttagaagaagaaaaaaagtatgGCCTAGAACCAACTATAACTCAAGAGCAACTTGATGCTGCACGACAGAAAGTAGAAGAATTATCAAAAGagattgaataa